From one Malus sylvestris chromosome 1, drMalSylv7.2, whole genome shotgun sequence genomic stretch:
- the LOC126623857 gene encoding uncharacterized acetyltransferase At3g50280-like codes for MSSSDSPTSLIISKSTVFPERPSALADLPLSVSDLPMLSCHYIQKGLFFPLPPSPIIPLLKSYLSQTLSRFPPLAGRLTTYPTGHVHITCNDAGADFIHASAPSLSIGDVLDPTDVPDCVKEFFAFDRTVSYSGHHNAILAVQVTELSDAVFIGCSVNHAVMDGTSFWNFFNTFAELCRASSSSLSPNENYNYTKMTITRQPDFSRNSVLISPAVLRVPAGGPEVTFNVDEPVRERIFSFSREAIQKLKARTNNKKWSENGDVLLSAVEILGKQSNDPYQNKDNDARVTSIIENWSKNSNANSKTTAEISSFQSLCALLWRSVTRARNLPSSKTTTFRMAVNCRHRLEPKLDAFYFGNAIQSIPTYATAGELLSYDTRWCAEQLNKNVKAYDNDRVRGVVGDWERDPRVFPLGNFDGAMMTVGSSPRFPMYDNNFGWGRPMAIRSGRANKFDGKISAFSGREGGGSVDLEVVLAPDAMAGLETDSEFMHYVSS; via the coding sequence atgtcttcttCGGATTCGCCAACGTCTCTGATCATTTCCAAATCCACCGTCTTCCCCGAACGGCCCTCCGCCCTCGCCGACCTCCCCCTCTCAGTCTCCGACCTCCCCATGCTCTCCTGCCACTACATTCAGAAGGGTCTCTTCTtccccctccctccctcccccatCATCCCCCTCCTCAAATCCTACCTTTCCCAAACCCTCTCCCGCTTTCCCCCATTGGCCGGCAGACTAACCACCTACCCCACCGGCCACGTGCACATTACCTGCAACGATGCTGGCGCGGACTTCATCCACGCGTCGGCCCCCAGTCTCTCAATCGGAGATGTTTTGGACCCTACTGACGTCCCCGACTGCGTCAAGGAGTTTTTCGCTTTCGACAGGACCGTCAGCTACTCCGGCCACCATAACGCAATCCTGGCTGTCCAGGTCACCGAGCTCAGCGACGCCGTTTTCATCGGATGCTCCGTCAACCACGCCGTCATGGACGGCACCTCCTTCTGGAACTTCTTCAACACCTTCGCCGAGCTCTGCCGAGCATCGTCATCGTCACTATCACCAAACGAAAATTATAATTACACGAAAATGACAATCACAAGGCAGCCGGACTTCAGCCGGAACTCGGTTCTGATCTCTCCGGCGGTGCTTCGAGTTCCGGCGGGAGGTCCCGAAGTCACATTCAACGTCGACGAGCCGGTGCGCGAGCGAATTTTCAGCTTCAGCAGAGAAGCCATTCAGAAGCTCAAGGCACgaaccaacaacaaaaaatggTCCGAAAACGGCGACGTTTTGCTGAGCGCCGTCGAGATTCTCGGGAAGCAGAGTAACGATCCCTACCAAAACAAAGACAATGACGCGAGAGTGACGTCGATTATCGAAAACTGGTCCAAAAATTCGAACGCGAACTCCAAAACAACGGCGGAGATCTCGTCGTTTCAGTCCCTGTGCGCGCTGCTCTGGCGATCCGTGACGCGTGCGAGGAATCTTCCGTCCTCGAAAACGACAACGTTCAGAATGGCGGTGAACTGCCGGCACAGACTTGAGCCGAAGCTGGACGCATTCTACTTCGGGAACGCGATTCAGAGCATCCCGACGTACGCGACTGCCGGGGAGTTGCTGTCGTACGACACGAGGTGGTGCGCGGAGCAGCTGAACAAGAACGTGAAGGCGTACGATAACGACAGGGTTCGGGGCGTCGTTGGGGATTGGGAGAGGGACCCGCGAGTGTTCCCGCTGGGCAACTTTGATGGGGCAATGATGACGGTGGGGAGCTCGCCGAGGTTTCCGATGTACGACAACAACTTCGGGTGGGGGAGGCCGATGGCGATTCGGAGCGGGCGGGCGAATAAGTTCGATGGGAAGATATCAGCGTTTTCGGGTAGGGAAGGAGGCGGGAGCGTTGATCTCGAGGTGGTTTTGGCGCCTGACGCAATGGCTGGTCTCGAAACGGACTCTGAGTTCATGCACTACGTGTCCAGTTGA